The following are from one region of the Neurospora crassa OR74A linkage group III, whole genome shotgun sequence genome:
- a CDS encoding LMBR1 domain-containing protein codes for MEFATTQSPVASEVFASVALFVISVIVLLILRHYLPLRTTPAYLLVPIFFALCLPASMVLLVPIDLASSAMVDDIDARGIWLERGPLRVCWRIAYWLTFCLTWFIIPILGEYSDSGYRDPQAKFRDSLRANAQYYAIVFGSGILGLLYVLWSYGGFSESLKSTVMALAYCWGLVLAIYLMGHGLVAIPRRLFRNADISGRLRRIQTQAPKVYDQMEDAQMNLDDLEMQVAELSKRSKTGTAKTFQDWIEELVDLTNIPESQLASTSGAVRGSGEYVRTKLPTVITEKYMADLTRQLIRAKHARSRYLNDWNRLLHDAVRTQAIIDSVASKRLDFGTPSPGSGFWDRHSLLTPYTRFLYHYYVLPYFNLAFGGLLALASVCIVWSEVVKGIFPVLSVIRYSVVHHNVGNKGQIGLAGQVIAALWMVYMCAAALISITEVKVWRGRALVRRNTAPESAFWYASQVARLSVPLTYNFMTFLGVVYKDTVFYDFLGQLINLTPLGKWFDYLFPALILVPVCFTLFGLYGKIQRALGFGGDVLDTLESDEFGANFGTGTWREGRDLIERELNGSSAAIRGGRRSHYTDSSSSSQSRAAPVLTIRANSTPYPLPGNPTTPLATSPNTRPLANTSARRVGTASRQVTLASEDDDENFFEALGHRLKNTIDTMDKPKWLTDLPKPKWMGGDTNAGSGGGAGAGSAGNGSENFSDITRWFGGGAGGGGSSNSGGGGGRIRL; via the exons ATGGAGTTCGCTACGACGCAATCGCCCGTGGCCTCCGAGGTATTTGCTTCGGTCGCGCTTTTCGTCATCTcggtcatcgtcctcctcatcctccgacATTATCTTCCGCTACGAACAACGCCCGCCTACCTTCTGGtccccatcttcttcgcATTATGTCTTCCCGCAAGCATGGTACTGTTGGTACCTATCGACCTGGCCTCGAGCGCCATGGTTGATGATATTGATGCTCGGGGAATCTGGCTGGAGCGCGGTCCATTGCGCGTCTGTTGGAGAATCGCCTACTGGCTAACCTTTTGTTTGACATG GTTCATCATACCCATCCTCGGCGAATATTCAGACTCCGGCTATCGCGATCCCCAGGCTAAATTTAGAGACTCGCTTCGCGCGAACGCCCAGTACTATGCCATTGTCTTTGGCTCCGGAATCTTGGGGTTGCTGTACGTCCTCTGGTCATATGGTGGCTTCTCCGAATCGCTCAAGAGCACTGTCATGGCTCTCGCATATTGTTGGGGTCTCGTACTGGCCATCTATCTTATGGGGCATGGCCTGGTCGCTATCCCCCGTCGACTCTTTCGGAACGCCGACATCAGTGGACGGCTGCGTAGGATTCAGACGCAGGCTCCCAAGGTGTATGATCAGATGGAGGATGCACAGATGAATCTGGATGATCTGGAGATGCAGGTGGCGGAGCTCAGCAAGCGCAGCAAAACCGGAACTGCGAAGACCTTCCAGGACTGGATCGAAGAGTTGGTCGACCTCACTAACATTCCAGAGTCACAACTCGCAAGCACGTCTGGCGCGGTCCGCGGCTCCGGAGAATATGTCAGGACCAAACTTCCCACGGTAATCACGGAAAAGTACATGGCCGATCTCACGAGACAGTTGATTAGGGCCAAGCACGCCCGCTCTCGCTACTTGAACGATTGGAACAGGCTTCTACACGACGCTGTCAGAACACAAGCCATCATCGACTCGGTTGCTTCCAAGAGACTGGACTTTGGTACGCCTTCCCCAGGCTCCGGTTTCTGGGACAGGCACAGTCTCTTAACCCCCTATACTCGCTTCCTCTACCATTACTACGTCCTTCCCTATTTTAACCTTGCGTTTGGTGGCCTGCTAGCTCTCGCGTCAGTCTGTATTGTGTGGTCCGAAGTTGTCAAGGGCATTTTCCCAGTTCTCTCGGTCATCCGCTACTCTGTTGTTCACCACAACGTCGGTAACAAGGGCCAGATCGGGCTTGCCGGTCAAGTAATTGCTGCCCTTTGGATGGTGTACATGTGCGCTGCCGCCTTGATATCCATTACCGAAGTCAAGGTCTGGCGCGGTCGGGCACTGGTTCGTCGTAATACGGCGCCCGAGTCTGCGTTTTGGTACGCCAGCCAAGTCGCTCGCCTCAGCGTGCCACTCACGTACAATTTCATGACCTTCCTCGGCGTCGTCTACAAAGACACGGTATTCTACGATTTTCTCGGCCAGCTTATCAACCTTACGCCCCTTGGCAAGTGGTTCGACTACTTATTCCCCGCTCTCATCCTTGTCCCTGTGTGTTTCACCCTCTTTGGGCTCTACGGCAAGATTCAACGAGCGCTTGGCTTTGGCGGTGATGTCCTCGACACTCTGGAATCCGATGAGTTTGGAGCCAATTTTGGTACCGGCACCTGGCGTGAGGGCCGTGATCTCATTGAACGTGAACTCAACGGCTCGTCGGCTGCCATCCGCGGCGGCCGCCGGTCACACTACACGgactcatcttcttcctcgcagTCGCGGGCTGCTCCCGTTTTGACCATTCGGGCCAATTCAACCCCGTACCCATTACCGGGGAACCCTACAACCCCTCTCGCAACGTCGCCTAACACGCGGCCGTTGGCAAACACTTCGGCCAGGAGAGTTGGGACGGCGTCAAGGCAAGTGACGTTGGCaagtgaggatgatgacgagaacTTCTTTGAGGCGCTAGGCCATAGGCTTAAGAACACGATTGATACCATGGATAAACCGAAGTGGTTGACTGATCTTCCAAAGCCCAAATGGATGGGCGGAGACACCAATgctggtagtggtggtggtgctggtgccggTTCTGCGGGTAATGGTAGCGAAAACTTTTCGGATATCACAAGGTGGtttggaggtggtgctggaggaggagggagtagcaacagtggtggtggaggagggaggataAGGCTCTGA
- a CDS encoding GTR/RAG family GTPase Gtr2 — MASAFRRGSEALFDPSTEPRPPCVSRRPSRAMLNLHRVYEQNRQRVQQNLKDGVKVPEPIAVPHAKGKPRLLLMGQRRSGKSSISSVVFHKLPPNETLFLESTARIQKDSLNSFMEFQVWDFPGQIDVFDNPAFPFDMDAIFGEIGALIWVIDAQDDYLEAVARLNATILHLQRSYQHINIEVFIHKVDGLSDDYKLDIQRDITIRIQDELSDQGVENAPVNFHLTSIYNHSIFEAFSKVIQKLIPRLGQLEAILTNLCRTCRFEKAYLFDVNTKIYIATDSTPEDMASYEICSDYVDVIIDFTEVYGSWQRTPEWRKRLEGPPWEQKLEDQVACEWAESGMVLADAQRPIMLREVDRFLALVAIMKEGSYEKMPQINMNVDVVVKGLTEFFEITKSKMTPTAVPGGVTAVGGNGVMNGHGVVGDGR, encoded by the exons ATGGCATCTGCTTTCAGACGAGGCAGTGAAGCTCTCTTCGATCCCAGCACTGAGCCACGACCACCATGTGTTTCCAGGCGTCCTAGTAGGGCAATGCTAAATCTTCATCGTGTTTATGAGCAGAATCGACAACGAGTTCAACAAAATCTCAAAGATGGTGTCAAGGTACCCGAACCGATAGCAGTCCCTCATGCCAAGGGCAAGCCCCGTCTTCTCCTAATGGGGCAGCGAAG GAGTGGAAAATCGTCTATATCAAGCGTCGTTTTTCACAAGCTACCGCCAAATGAGACATTATTCTTGGAGTCAACGGCCAGGATCCAAAAAGATAGTTTAAA CTCGTTTATGGAGTTCCAAGTCTGGGATTTCCCTGGACAAATCGATGTTTTTGACAACCCCGCCTTCCCCTTTGATATGGACGCTATTTTCGGCGAGATTGGCGCTCTCATCTGGGTCATTGACGCCCAAGATGATTATCTCGAAGCCGTTGCACGCCTTAACGCCACTATTCTCCACCTACAGCGCAGCTACCAGCACATCAACATCGAAGTTTTTATCCACAAAGTCGACGGCCTTTCCGATGACTATAAGCTAGACATCCAGCGCGACATCACCATCCGCATCCAGGATGAGCTGTCGGACCAAGGGGTTGAGAACGCACCGGTGAACTTCCACCTCACCAGTATTTACAACCACAGCATCTTCGAAGCCTTTAGTAAAGTTATCCAGAAGCTGATCCCCCGCCTCGGCCAGCTCGAGGCCATTCTCACCAACCTATGCCGGACCTGCCGCTTCGAAAAGGCCTACCTGTTCGACGTCAACACCAAGATCTACATTGCCACCGACAGCACGCCCGAGGATATGGCATCGTACGAGATCTGTTCAGACTACGTGGACGTCATCATCGACTTCACCGAGGTATACGGCAGCTGGCAGCGGACCCCGGAGTGGCGCAAGCGCCTCGAGGGCCCTCCCTGGGAGCAGAAACTCGAGGACCAGGTCGCGTGCGAATGGGCTGAGAGCGGCATGGTGTTGGCGGATGCGCAGCGTCCTATCATGCTCCGCGAGGTGGATAGGTTCCTGGCGCTCGTGGCTATCATGAAGGAGGGCAGCTATGAGAAGATGCCGCAGATCAACATGAATGTGGACGTTGTTGTTAAGGGGTTGACGGAGTTCTTTGAGATTACAAAGTCCAAGATGACGCCGACAGCCGTGCCAGGGGGTGTTACGGCTGTGGGAGGGAATGGGGTGATGAATGGCCACggggtggtgggtgatggTCGTTAG
- a CDS encoding aldehyde dehydrogenase encodes MNLFLRPSRPGSVPLWRHLYKTKGKQVYHVQLSLRTFSSSSPFFTNIIKPNMEVELTAPNGKKWMQPLGLFINNEFVKSANEQKLISINPTTEEEICSVYAATAEDVDAAVSAARKAFRHESWKSLSGTERGALMRKLADLVAENAEILATIECLDNGKPYQTALNENVPEVINVLRYYAGYADKNFGQVIDVGPAKFAYTVKEPLGVCGQIIPWNYPLDMAAWKLGPALCCGNTVVLKLAEQTPLSVLYLAKLIKEAGFPPGVINIINGHGREAGAALVQHPQVDKIAFTGSTTTGKEIMKMASYTMKNITLETGGKSPLIVFEDADLELAATWSHIGIMSNQGQICTATSRILVHEKIYDEFVEKFKAKVQEVSVLGDPFEESTFHGPQVTKAQYERVLGYINVGKEEGATVMMGGEPAPQNGKGFFVAPTVFTNVKPTMKIFREEIFGPCVAITTFKTEEEALTLANDSMYGLGAALFTKDLTRAHRVAREIEAGMVWVNSSNDSDFRIPFGGVKQSGIGRELGEAGLAPYCNVKSIHVNLAA; translated from the exons AtgaacctcttcctccgcccaAGTCGCCCGGGCTCTGTTCCCCTATGGAGGCACTTGTATAAGACCAAAGGAAAACAAGTCTATCACGTCCAGCTCTCTTTACGAACTttctcatcatcttcgcCTTTCTTCACTAACATCATAAAGCCCAACATGGAAGTCGAGCTTACGGCCCCCAACGGCAAGAAGTGGATGCAGCCACTGGGCTTGTTCATTAATAACGAGTTTGTCAAAAGTGCCAATGAGCAGAAGTTGATTTCCATCAACCCAAC TACCGAAGAGGAGATCTGCTCGGTATACGCCGCAACCGCCGAGGATGTTGACGCCGCAGTATCAGCAGCCCGCAAGGCCTTTAGGCACGAATCATGGAAGTCGCTATCCGGCACTGAGCGCGGCGCCCTGATGCGCAAGCTGGCCGACCTAGTGGCCGAGAATGCCGAAATCCTAGCCACCATCGAGTGCCTGGACAACGGCAAGCCGTATCAGACAGCCCTTAACGAGAACGTGCCCGAAGTGATCAACGTCCTCAGGTACTATGCCGGCTATGCGGACAAGAACTTTGGCCAAGTGATTGACGTTGGCCCCGCCAAGTTTGCCTACACGGTCAAGGAGCCTCTCGGCGTATGTGGCCAGATCATCCCCTGGAACTACCCGCTAGATATGGCCGCCTGGAAGCTGGGGCCAGCTCTCTGCTGCGGCAACACCGTGGTCCTCAAGCTGGCCGAGCAGACTCCCCTGTCCGTGTTGTACTTGGCTAAGCTCATTAAGGAGGCCGGCTTCCCTCCCGGTGTGATCAATATCATCAACGGACACGGCAGGGAAGCGGGTGCCGCACTTGTGCAACATCCTCAGGTGGACAAGATTGCCTTTACCGGCAGCACCACTACGGGCAAGGAGATCATGAAGATGGCTTCCTATACCATGAAGAACATCACCCTGGAGACTGGCGGCAAGTCACCGTTGATCGTGTTTGAGGATGCCGACCTTGAGCTGGCGGCGACATGGTCACACATCGGCATCATGAGCAACCAGGGCCAAATCTGCACAGCCACTTCACGCATTCTCGTGCACGAGAAGATCTACGACGAGTTTGTCGAAAAATTCAAGGCCAAAGTCCAGGAGGTTTCGGTACTCGGCGACCCCTTCGAGGAGAGCACGTTCCACGGACCTCAGGTCACCAAAGCGCAGTATGAGCGTGTTCTGGGCTATATCAATGTCGGAAAGGAAGAGGGTGCcacggtgatgatgggtggtGAGCCGGCTCCGCAGAACGGTAAAGGTTTCTTTGTGGCCCCGACTGTCTTCACGAACGTCAAGCCGACCATGAAGATCTTCAGGGAGGAGATCTTTGGGCCCTGCGTGGCCATTACCACGTTCaaaacggaggaggaggcgttGACGCTGGCCAACGACAGCATGTATGGCCTGGGAGCGGCTCTGTTCACCAAGGACCTAACCAGGGCACACAGAGTGGCGCGGGAGATCGAGGCCGGCATGGTCTGggtcaacagcagcaacgatTCAGACTTTAGGATTCCATTTGGAGGCGTGAAGCAGTCTGGTATTGGGAGGGAGTTGGGAGAGGCAGGTCTGGCACCTTATTGCAACGTCAAGAGTATCCATGTAAACCTGGCGGCATGA
- a CDS encoding GTR/RAG family GTPase Gtr2, variant, whose amino-acid sequence MENRQRVQQNLKDGVKVPEPIAVPHAKGKPRLLLMGQRRSGKSSISSVVFHKLPPNETLFLESTARIQKDSLNSFMEFQVWDFPGQIDVFDNPAFPFDMDAIFGEIGALIWVIDAQDDYLEAVARLNATILHLQRSYQHINIEVFIHKVDGLSDDYKLDIQRDITIRIQDELSDQGVENAPVNFHLTSIYNHSIFEAFSKVIQKLIPRLGQLEAILTNLCRTCRFEKAYLFDVNTKIYIATDSTPEDMASYEICSDYVDVIIDFTEVYGSWQRTPEWRKRLEGPPWEQKLEDQVACEWAESGMVLADAQRPIMLREVDRFLALVAIMKEGSYEKMPQINMNVDVVVKGLTEFFEITKSKMTPTAVPGGVTAVGGNGVMNGHGVVGDGR is encoded by the exons ATGGAG AATCGACAACGAGTTCAACAAAATCTCAAAGATGGTGTCAAGGTACCCGAACCGATAGCAGTCCCTCATGCCAAGGGCAAGCCCCGTCTTCTCCTAATGGGGCAGCGAAG GAGTGGAAAATCGTCTATATCAAGCGTCGTTTTTCACAAGCTACCGCCAAATGAGACATTATTCTTGGAGTCAACGGCCAGGATCCAAAAAGATAGTTTAAA CTCGTTTATGGAGTTCCAAGTCTGGGATTTCCCTGGACAAATCGATGTTTTTGACAACCCCGCCTTCCCCTTTGATATGGACGCTATTTTCGGCGAGATTGGCGCTCTCATCTGGGTCATTGACGCCCAAGATGATTATCTCGAAGCCGTTGCACGCCTTAACGCCACTATTCTCCACCTACAGCGCAGCTACCAGCACATCAACATCGAAGTTTTTATCCACAAAGTCGACGGCCTTTCCGATGACTATAAGCTAGACATCCAGCGCGACATCACCATCCGCATCCAGGATGAGCTGTCGGACCAAGGGGTTGAGAACGCACCGGTGAACTTCCACCTCACCAGTATTTACAACCACAGCATCTTCGAAGCCTTTAGTAAAGTTATCCAGAAGCTGATCCCCCGCCTCGGCCAGCTCGAGGCCATTCTCACCAACCTATGCCGGACCTGCCGCTTCGAAAAGGCCTACCTGTTCGACGTCAACACCAAGATCTACATTGCCACCGACAGCACGCCCGAGGATATGGCATCGTACGAGATCTGTTCAGACTACGTGGACGTCATCATCGACTTCACCGAGGTATACGGCAGCTGGCAGCGGACCCCGGAGTGGCGCAAGCGCCTCGAGGGCCCTCCCTGGGAGCAGAAACTCGAGGACCAGGTCGCGTGCGAATGGGCTGAGAGCGGCATGGTGTTGGCGGATGCGCAGCGTCCTATCATGCTCCGCGAGGTGGATAGGTTCCTGGCGCTCGTGGCTATCATGAAGGAGGGCAGCTATGAGAAGATGCCGCAGATCAACATGAATGTGGACGTTGTTGTTAAGGGGTTGACGGAGTTCTTTGAGATTACAAAGTCCAAGATGACGCCGACAGCCGTGCCAGGGGGTGTTACGGCTGTGGGAGGGAATGGGGTGATGAATGGCCACggggtggtgggtgatggTCGTTAG